From the Glandiceps talaboti chromosome 12, keGlaTala1.1, whole genome shotgun sequence genome, one window contains:
- the LOC144443810 gene encoding snRNA-activating protein complex subunit 3-like codes for MAENVNETTEGDSKEINMSSVIHVGDFLGLCSEVIEEDDMSIEKNEVSQEKIAQAMDTPLETIEELSNVCSLDSLKCPGEKYLETRLVDLTVELPPGTENLLTIVTRKRSIENRKLKRSCNTLSWELEHQHISTIPNEDSMLTEPDVLLSVVFFHPLVKHSRAVIDKEILILGQQCLMDLKEKILCVSDLSVPGDFSEAPDLPQDNKAQDNFKSSFFYIENVFYNDMSHPLCRDLSIPIKEWAKERKRGWPMSFTTQKMEETTLNELNIKLGKPYLYCHQGDCEHVIAFSDLRLLHADDCHDLSQYPLVTRKLQYQRLICRVCKLFTSKWVTEEDSHAPEDPCFFCDKCFRMLHYDQNGCKIGHFRAYPFIDKGIFN; via the exons ATGGCTGAAAACGTGAACGAAACGACGGAGGGAGACTCCAAAGAAATAAACATGAGCTCTGTCATTCACGTTGGGGACTTTCTTGGGTTATGTTCCGAAGTGATAGAAGAAGATGACATGTCAATCGAGAAGAACGAAGTGTCTCAAGAAAAGATCGCCCAAGCCATGGATACACCACTTGAGACGATAGAAGAACTGAGTAACGTCTGCAG TCTAGACTCACTGAAATGTCCTGGAGAAAAATACCTAGAAACAAGGCTGGTTGACCTGACTGTTGAACTTCCACCTGGAACTGAAAATTTACTCACAATTGt GACAAGGAAGAGAAGTATTGAAAATCGAAAGTTGAAGAGATCTTGTAATACATTAAGCTGGGAGTTG GAACATCAACATATATCAACAATACCAAATGAAGATAGCATGCTGACAGAACCAGATGTTCTTTTGTCTGTTGTCTTCTTTCATCCATTAGTCAAACATTCAAGG GCTGTTATTGATAAAGAGATACTTATACTGGGTCAGCAGTGTTTGATGGATCTAAAAGAGAAAattttgtgtgtttctgatcTTTCTGTACCTGGAGATTTCAGTGAAGCACCAGATCTCCCACAGGACAACAAAGCACAGGACAACTTCAAATCATCATTCTTTTATATAGAAAATGTATTCTACAATGATATGAGTCACCCACTATGTCGAGATCTGTCAAT ACCAATCAAGGAATGGGCTAAAGAACGTAAGAGAGGTTGGCCTATGTCTTTTACAACACAAAAGATGGAAGAAACTACATTGAATGAATTAAATATAAAACTTGGCAAGCCATACTTATATTGTCATCAAGGGGACTGTGAGCATGTGATAGCTTTCTCAGATTTAAG attACTCCATGCTGATGACTGCCATGACTTATCCCAGTATCCATTGGTAACAAGGAAACTTCAATACCAAAGACTGATCTGTCGAGTTTGTAAACTATTTACATCAAA GTGGGTAACGGAAGAAGACAGTCATGCACCAGAGGATCCATGCTTTTTCTGTGATAAATGTTTTCGTATGCTGCATTACGATCAAAATGGCTGTAAAATTGGACACTTCAGGGCATATCCATTTATAGACAAAGGAATATTTAATTGA
- the LOC144443681 gene encoding spatacsin-like, which translates to MLNDMTHCTPYVKDKILDEMARRGLFTSEELEDFNKLLHRLSRSTSLFVQPHVLDDSYMMNMEEFHDHFIKYCIQNYLPNVLYFYLDFYKLAVCDQELQAVASIDRDSSWFEMLLFFRYTGLKYNDPSVMFQASLANIRFILKVTQPTVTCLLEANKPIAAMATLIYAPGTLYEVTLATENEEERLWKVDPELLKQSLQTYSKLQSALFPIQTADGVTPQDITMYQLLKGNTSFDPSKLFRWQSTNNLATQGSDDFMEIPHFSRPDLANKYGHKEILRYTYYLRQGRPSFAFLTFIKSLGDGDSALVRKRIKQAYIKSYMIAVRNFKTTSISAACVVFVEMLGQDSLVMRVAIQASNIIFTHERQFVMMDQYTDKNNKEKKVKDVEEDIISDFLSILRHRRTSAEKILRHLEDAISANVKKSDEESTSFEANQQWSLAILFCHLHKLAYSSVFLEECARADQWLRFLCFAQNYQYPQQQVLELIRQFHSPNLRDHLHHAVENLQYTGSGKAAEPKDTKQAKRSQDLRMQYLKRVGISKGAVGSSTDSDKEGESHGKMEESTVTSSDTGMDVPPADIDVGHIPSDLFGVIFVCENTSQPWRHMLAHCVALRRPILAVLAACFTEASMLECLCVWSLMMMDDDCIAMVTHNMASVQWHRWSLEDVSVIIDVAMEKKYYSLLIKAFTVFDPDCALLGFFRFVKSFLVRHDGKACKIHLRQFQDAMLQLELRLVWWWNSEMLPKISQIIKDHVMLKRDLYLKQRS; encoded by the exons ATGTTGAATGATATGACTCACTGTACACCATATGTAAAGGATAAAATACTGGATGAAATGGCCAG GAGGGGTTTGTTTACATCAGAGGAGCTGGAAGACTTCAACAAACTACTCCATCGTCTGAGTAGGAGTACTAGTCTATTTGTCCAACCACATGTACTGGACGACAGTTATATGATGAACATGGAAGAATTTCATGaccattttatcaaatattgcaTCCAAAATTACCTACCAAATGTTCTCTATTTTTATCTAGACTTTTATAA ACTTGCAGTTTGTGATCAGGAACTACAGGCTGTTGCCAGCATTGACAGAGACTCTAGCTGGTTTGAAATGTTACTTTTCTTCAGATACACTGGATTAAAATACAATG ATCCAAGTGTAATGTTTCAAGCTAGTCTAGCTAATATTAGATTCATTCTAAAAGTCACTCAACCCACTGTTACCTGTTTGTTAGAGGCAAACAAACCAATTGCTGCCATGGCAACACTTATCTATGCACCAGGAACTCTGTATGAG GTAACGTTGGCAACAGAGAATGAGGAAGAGAGACTATGGAAAGTAGATCCAGAATTATTGAAGCAGTCACTGCAAACGTATTCCAAACTACAGTCCGCATTGTTTCCTATCCAGACTGCAGATGGCGTCACTCCACAAGATATAACTATGTATCAATTACTGAAG GGTAATACTTCCTTTGACCCGTCAAAACTATTCAGATGGCAGTCAACGAACAACCTAGCAACTCAGGGAAGTG ATGATTTCATGGAAATACCTCATTTTTCCCGACCTGACCTAGCCAACAAATATGGACATAAAGAAATACTGAGGTATACTTATTATCTCAGACAAGGAAGACCCTCATTTGCATTTCTTACATTCATCAAGAGTCTTGGAGATGGTGATTCAGCTCTCGTTAGAAAAAG AATAAAACAAGCATATATCAAATCTTACATGATTGCTGTCAGAAACTTTAAGACCACATCAATCAGTGCTGCGTGTGTTGTCTTCGTGGAGATGCTTGGACAAGATAGTTTGGTCATGAGAGTGGCTATTCAAGCCtctaatattatatttacacaTGAGAGGCAATTCGTCATGATGGACCAATACACAGACAAGAACAATAAAGAGAAGAAAGTAAAGGATGTTGAGGAAGATATAA TTTCTGATTTTCTATCAATTCTGAGGCATAGAAGAACAAGTGCAGAAAAAATCCTTAGACATTTAGAAGATGCAATTTCTGCTAATGTAAAGAAAAGTGACGAGGAAAG TACCAGCTTTGAAGCCAATCAGCAGTGGTCCCTAGCCATTCTATtttgtcatttacataaattagcatacaGTAGTGTCTTCCTTGAAGAATGTGCTCGGGCTGACCAATGGTTGAGATTTCTCTGTTTTGCACAGAATTACCAATACCCTCAACAGCAG GTATTAGAACTAATAAGACAATTCCATAGTCCAAATCTACGTGATCACCTCCACCATGCTGTAGAAAACCTACAGTACACTGGCAGTGGTAAGGCAGCTGAACCCAAAGATACCAAGCAAGCGAAACGTTCACAGGATCTAAGAATGCAATACCTCAAAAGAGTTGGCATCTCTAAAGGAGCAG TTGGTAGCAGTACAGATAGTGACAAAGAAGGAGAAAGTCACGGTAAGATGGAAGAATCAACTGTAACTTCATCAGATACAGGAATGGATGTACCCCCAGCAG ACATTGATGTTGGACACATACCAAGTGATTTGTTTGGTGTTATATTTGTATGTGAGAATACAAGTCAGCCATGGAGACACATGTTAGCTCACTGTGTGGCACTGAGAAGACCTATCCTAGCAGTCCTGGCTGCCTGTTTTACA GAAGCGTCAATGTTagaatgtctgtgtgtctggTCTTTGATGATGATGGATGATGACTGTATCGCCATGGTAACACACAATATGGCATCAGTACAGTGGCATAGATGGAGTCTTGAAGACGTGTCAGTCATTATCGATGTTGCCATGGAGAAGAAATATTACTCACTACTTATCAAGGCTTTCACTGTGTTTGATCCC GACTGTGCCCTGCTTGGCTTTTTCAGATTTGTGAAGTCTTTTCTTGTACGTCATGATGGCAAAGCTTGTAAGATTCACTTGAGACAGTTTCAAGATGCGATGTTACAG CTAGAATTACGTCTAGTTTGGTGGTGGAACTCTGAGATGCTAccaaaaatatcacaaattattAAAGACCACGTTATGTTAAAAAGAGATCTATATTTAAAACAGAGATCATAA